In Prevotella sp. oral taxon 475, one DNA window encodes the following:
- the rplB gene encoding 50S ribosomal protein L2, with product MAVRKLKPVTPGQRHKIIGTFEDITASVPEKSLVYGKRSTGGRNNTGKMTVRYMGGGHKRKYRLIDFKREKDGVPAVVKTIEYDPNRSARIALLYYADGEKRYIIAPNGLEVGATLLSGAGAAPEVGNAIPLANIPVGTVIHNIELRPGQGALLVRSAGNFAQLTSREGSYCVIKLPSGETRKVLSACKATVGSVGNSDHALEQSGKAGRSRWLGRRPHNRGVVMNPVDHPMGGGEGRQSGGHPRSRKGLYAKGLKTRTPKKQSNKYIIERAKK from the coding sequence ATGGCAGTACGTAAATTAAAACCGGTAACCCCGGGACAAAGACACAAGATTATTGGCACGTTCGAGGATATTACTGCATCCGTGCCAGAGAAGTCTCTCGTTTACGGCAAACGCTCAACCGGTGGTCGAAACAATACCGGTAAGATGACTGTCCGCTATATGGGTGGCGGTCATAAGAGAAAATATCGTTTGATCGATTTTAAACGTGAGAAAGATGGTGTTCCAGCTGTAGTAAAGACAATTGAATACGATCCGAACCGTTCGGCTCGTATTGCATTGCTGTATTATGCAGATGGTGAAAAACGTTACATTATTGCTCCTAATGGACTTGAAGTTGGGGCGACTTTGCTGTCGGGTGCAGGGGCTGCTCCTGAAGTAGGAAATGCAATCCCCCTTGCAAACATCCCCGTCGGTACCGTGATTCATAATATTGAATTACGTCCCGGCCAAGGTGCGCTTCTCGTTCGTTCGGCTGGTAACTTTGCTCAGTTGACTTCTCGTGAGGGCAGTTATTGTGTTATTAAGCTTCCTTCGGGAGAGACTCGTAAGGTGCTCTCTGCTTGTAAGGCTACGGTAGGTAGTGTAGGCAACTCTGACCACGCTTTGGAACAGTCTGGTAAGGCTGGACGTTCTCGTTGGTTAGGTCGTCGTCCGCACAACCGCGGTGTTGTTATGAACCCTGTTGATCACCCGATGGGTGGTGGTGAAGGCCGTCAAAGCGGTGGTCACCCACGCTCACGTAAGGGCTTGTATGCTAAAGGGCTCAAGACACGCACACCCAAAAAGCAGTCTAACAAGTATATTATTGAAAGAGCTAAAAAATAA
- the rplW gene encoding 50S ribosomal protein L23 translates to MGFIIKPLVTEKMTKITDKSSVERSYKVKGEVKTKAAEARYGFIVRPEANKLQIKSEVESLYHVTVLDVNTMRYAGKRSSRYTKAGLVKGQKNAFKKAIVTLKAGDQIDFYSNI, encoded by the coding sequence ATGGGATTTATCATAAAACCATTGGTCACCGAGAAGATGACCAAGATAACAGACAAGTCTTCTGTTGAAAGAAGTTATAAGGTGAAAGGTGAAGTCAAGACAAAAGCCGCAGAGGCTCGTTATGGCTTTATCGTTCGTCCTGAAGCAAACAAACTTCAAATTAAGAGCGAAGTCGAAAGCTTATATCACGTTACGGTGTTGGATGTCAATACAATGCGTTATGCTGGCAAACGTTCGAGCCGTTATACAAAGGCCGGATTGGTGAAGGGACAAAAGAATGCCTTCAAAAAGGCTATCGTTACACTGAAGGCCGGCGACCAAATTGATTTTTACAGCAATATTTAA
- the rplD gene encoding 50S ribosomal protein L4 has product MEVSVLNINGQETGRKVTLNEAIFGIEPNDHVLYLDVKQYLANQRQGTAKSKERSEVSGSTRKLGRQKGGGGARRGDINSPVLVGGGRVFGPQPRDYGFKLNKKVKLLARKSALSYKAQENAIVVVEDFDLTAPKTKDFVNITKNLKVEGKKTLVLLPSVNKNVYLSARNLQRSEVMTAHALNAYKVLNADVLVVTEKSLEAIDGVLNK; this is encoded by the coding sequence ATGGAAGTTAGCGTATTAAATATCAATGGTCAGGAGACCGGAAGAAAGGTTACGTTGAACGAAGCCATCTTCGGTATTGAGCCTAATGACCACGTTCTCTATCTCGATGTGAAGCAGTATCTCGCTAACCAGCGTCAAGGTACTGCCAAGTCCAAAGAGAGAAGCGAGGTAAGCGGTTCTACTCGCAAACTCGGTCGTCAGAAAGGCGGCGGCGGTGCACGTCGTGGTGACATCAATTCGCCTGTGCTCGTTGGTGGTGGACGTGTGTTTGGTCCTCAACCTCGTGATTATGGTTTCAAGCTGAACAAGAAAGTAAAACTCCTCGCCCGTAAGTCGGCGTTATCTTATAAGGCCCAGGAAAATGCGATTGTTGTCGTTGAGGATTTCGATTTGACAGCCCCCAAAACAAAAGATTTTGTAAATATCACTAAGAATCTTAAAGTTGAGGGTAAGAAGACGCTTGTTCTTTTGCCAAGTGTGAATAAAAATGTATATTTGTCGGCTCGTAACTTGCAACGTTCAGAGGTGATGACGGCACATGCACTCAATGCTTACAAAGTTTTGAATGCAGATGTGCTTGTTGTGACTGAAAAGTCGTTGGAGGCTATCGATGGAGTCTTAAATAAATAA
- the rplC gene encoding 50S ribosomal protein L3 encodes MPGLIGRKIGMTSVFSADGKNVPCTVIEAGPCVVTQVKTVEKDGYEAVQLAFGEAKESRTTMPMAGVFKKAGTTPKKHLAEFKFDTEYNLGDTLTVDLFEGVEFVDVVGTSKGKGFQGVVKRHGFGGVGQSTHGQDDRARKPGSIGACSYPAKVFKGMRMAGQMGGDRVTTQNLKVLKVIPEHNLILVKGSVAGCNGSTLLIKK; translated from the coding sequence ATGCCAGGATTAATTGGAAGAAAAATCGGAATGACATCCGTTTTCAGTGCCGACGGTAAGAATGTTCCGTGCACTGTTATCGAAGCTGGTCCTTGTGTTGTAACCCAGGTAAAGACCGTAGAGAAAGACGGTTATGAAGCAGTGCAACTCGCTTTTGGTGAAGCTAAAGAAAGCAGAACTACAATGCCGATGGCAGGAGTCTTCAAAAAAGCAGGTACAACACCGAAGAAGCACTTGGCCGAGTTCAAATTTGATACCGAATACAATCTCGGTGATACCCTCACGGTAGACCTTTTTGAAGGTGTAGAGTTTGTAGACGTGGTAGGAACCTCTAAAGGTAAGGGTTTCCAAGGAGTTGTTAAACGTCATGGATTCGGTGGTGTAGGTCAGAGTACACACGGCCAGGATGACCGCGCTCGTAAACCGGGCTCTATCGGTGCATGTTCTTATCCCGCTAAAGTGTTTAAGGGTATGCGCATGGCAGGCCAAATGGGAGGTGATAGAGTGACAACTCAGAACCTGAAAGTGTTAAAGGTGATTCCTGAACACAACCTTATCCTCGTGAAAGGAAGTGTGGCTGGATGCAATGGTTCAACCCTTTTAATTAAGAAATAA
- the rpsJ gene encoding 30S ribosomal protein S10, giving the protein MSQKIRIKLKSYDHKLVDKSAEKIVKAVKTTGAIVSGPIPLPTHKRIFTVNRSTFVNKKSREQFQLQDFKRLIDIYSSTAKTVDALMKLELPSGVEVEIKV; this is encoded by the coding sequence ATGAGTCAGAAAATCAGAATTAAGCTGAAAAGCTACGATCACAAGTTGGTAGACAAGTCAGCAGAGAAGATTGTGAAAGCAGTGAAAACCACTGGAGCCATCGTTAGCGGCCCTATTCCATTGCCTACACATAAGCGTATCTTCACGGTGAACCGTAGTACGTTCGTCAACAAAAAGTCGCGTGAGCAGTTCCAATTGCAAGATTTCAAGCGTTTGATCGATATCTATAGCTCAACAGCAAAGACGGTAGACGCGCTGATGAAACTTGAATTGCCCAGTGGCGTAGAGGTAGAGATTAAGGTGTAA
- the fusA gene encoding elongation factor G, with amino-acid sequence MANRDLHLTRNIGIMAHIDAGKTTTSERILFYTGKTHKIGEVHDGAATMDWMAQEQERGITITSAATTCNWNYNNKSYKINLIDTPGHVDFTAEVERSLRVLDGAVATYSAADGVQPQSETVWRQADKYNVPRIGYVNKMDRSGADFFETVQQMRDILGANPCPVQIPIGAEENFKGVVDLIKMKAILWHDETMGAEYSIEEIPADLLDEAKEWRDKMIENAANFDDALMEKYLEGVEPTEEELMAAIRKATISMDLTPMVLGSSYKNKGVQPLLDYVCAFLPSPLDTVAIVGTNPNTEEEEERKPSEEAPTSALAFKIATDPFMGRLVFFRVYSGKVTAGSYVYNARSGKKERISRLFQMNSNKEIPMESIDAGDIGAGVGFKDIRTGDTLCDENAPIVLESMSFPDTVISIAVEPKSQADVAKLDNGLAKLAEEDPTFTVRTDEQSGQTIISGMGELHLDIIIDRLKREFKVECNQGKPQVNYKEAITKPVTLREVYKKQSGGRGKFADIIVTVGPKDEDYTEGNFQFINEVKGGNVPKEFIPSVQKGFENAMKNGVLGGYPMENLKVTLTDGSFHPVDSDQLSFELAAINAYKNACPKAGPVLMEPIMKVEVVTPEENMGDVIGDLNKRRGQVEGMDEARSGARIVKAQVPLAEMFGYVTALRTITSGRATSSMEYDHHAPLSSSIAKAVLEEVKGRTDLV; translated from the coding sequence ATGGCAAATCGCGATTTACATTTGACACGCAATATCGGCATCATGGCACACATCGATGCCGGAAAAACCACTACTTCGGAGCGTATCTTGTTCTATACGGGAAAGACCCACAAGATAGGCGAGGTGCACGATGGCGCCGCTACGATGGACTGGATGGCACAAGAACAAGAACGAGGCATCACCATCACGTCTGCTGCAACCACATGTAACTGGAATTACAATAACAAATCATACAAAATCAACCTGATCGACACTCCGGGACACGTCGACTTTACCGCCGAGGTGGAGCGTTCGCTGCGTGTTCTCGACGGAGCAGTTGCTACTTATTCGGCTGCAGACGGTGTTCAGCCTCAGTCGGAGACGGTTTGGCGTCAGGCAGACAAATATAACGTGCCGCGTATCGGTTACGTGAACAAGATGGACCGCTCTGGTGCCGACTTCTTTGAAACCGTGCAACAGATGAGGGATATCTTGGGAGCGAACCCTTGTCCGGTGCAGATTCCCATTGGTGCAGAAGAAAACTTCAAGGGTGTTGTTGACCTCATCAAGATGAAAGCTATCTTGTGGCACGACGAAACTATGGGAGCCGAATACAGCATCGAAGAGATTCCTGCCGATCTGCTGGATGAAGCCAAAGAGTGGCGTGACAAAATGATTGAGAATGCTGCTAACTTCGACGATGCATTGATGGAGAAGTATCTCGAAGGCGTGGAGCCTACGGAAGAAGAATTGATGGCGGCTATTCGCAAAGCTACCATCTCGATGGATCTCACACCGATGGTGTTGGGCTCTTCTTACAAGAATAAAGGTGTTCAGCCGCTGCTCGATTATGTTTGTGCATTCCTGCCCTCTCCGTTGGATACGGTGGCGATCGTTGGTACCAATCCCAATACCGAGGAGGAAGAAGAACGCAAACCGTCTGAAGAAGCTCCTACTTCGGCGCTCGCTTTCAAGATTGCTACCGACCCGTTCATGGGCCGTTTGGTGTTCTTCCGCGTCTATTCGGGTAAGGTAACGGCCGGTTCGTATGTCTACAACGCTCGTTCGGGTAAGAAAGAACGTATTAGTCGTCTGTTCCAGATGAACTCTAACAAGGAAATTCCTATGGAGTCGATTGATGCCGGCGATATTGGTGCAGGCGTAGGCTTTAAGGATATTCGCACGGGAGATACGCTTTGCGACGAGAATGCACCGATTGTTCTCGAGTCGATGTCGTTCCCCGACACGGTGATCTCTATCGCTGTTGAACCTAAGAGCCAGGCAGACGTTGCCAAATTGGATAACGGATTGGCGAAATTGGCCGAGGAAGACCCCACGTTTACCGTTCGTACCGACGAGCAGAGCGGACAGACCATTATCTCGGGTATGGGCGAATTGCACCTCGATATTATCATCGACCGTCTGAAACGCGAGTTCAAGGTAGAGTGTAACCAGGGTAAACCTCAGGTGAACTACAAAGAGGCCATCACGAAACCTGTCACTCTGCGTGAGGTTTACAAGAAACAGAGTGGTGGTCGTGGTAAGTTTGCCGATATTATCGTTACCGTTGGACCTAAGGATGAAGACTATACAGAGGGCAACTTCCAGTTCATCAACGAGGTGAAGGGCGGAAACGTGCCCAAGGAGTTCATTCCTTCCGTACAGAAAGGTTTTGAAAATGCAATGAAGAACGGTGTGTTGGGTGGTTATCCGATGGAAAATCTGAAGGTGACTTTGACCGATGGATCGTTCCACCCGGTAGACTCCGATCAGCTTTCGTTCGAATTGGCAGCCATCAACGCTTATAAGAATGCTTGTCCGAAAGCAGGTCCTGTACTGATGGAGCCTATCATGAAGGTAGAAGTTGTTACTCCAGAGGAGAACATGGGTGATGTGATCGGCGACTTGAATAAGCGTCGTGGTCAGGTGGAAGGTATGGACGAGGCCCGTAGCGGTGCACGCATCGTGAAAGCCCAAGTACCTTTGGCAGAGATGTTCGGCTATGTTACCGCCCTGCGTACCATTACTTCGGGTCGTGCAACCAGTTCGATGGAATACGATCACCATGCTCCGCTGTCAAGTTCTATCGCAAAAGCAGTTCTTGAAGAAGTGAAAGGCCGCACAGATTTGGTATAA
- the rpsG gene encoding 30S ribosomal protein S7, producing the protein MRKAKPKKRVILPDPVFGDQKVSKFVNHLMYDGKKNASYQIFYNALDVVKVKMEKEEKSPLEIWKTALDNITPQVEVKSRRIGGATFQVPTEIRPDRKESISMKNMISYARKRGGKSMADKLAAEIMDAFNNQGGAYKRKEDMHRMAEANRAFAHFRF; encoded by the coding sequence ATGAGAAAAGCAAAACCCAAGAAACGCGTGATCCTTCCCGATCCCGTGTTCGGCGACCAGAAGGTCTCCAAGTTTGTTAATCACTTGATGTACGATGGCAAAAAGAATGCTTCGTATCAGATTTTCTACAACGCCCTCGATGTGGTGAAAGTGAAGATGGAAAAAGAGGAAAAGTCTCCCCTTGAAATATGGAAGACGGCTCTGGACAATATTACTCCGCAGGTGGAAGTGAAGAGTCGGCGCATCGGTGGTGCGACTTTCCAAGTTCCTACCGAAATTCGCCCCGATCGTAAAGAGAGTATCTCGATGAAAAATATGATCTCCTATGCACGCAAACGCGGCGGAAAGAGTATGGCCGACAAATTGGCTGCCGAGATTATGGATGCTTTCAACAATCAAGGCGGTGCCTACAAACGTAAGGAAGATATGCACCGCATGGCAGAAGCAAACCGCGCATTCGCTCATTTCAGATTCTAA
- the rpsL gene encoding 30S ribosomal protein S12: MPTISQLVRKGRKVLVDKSKSPALDSCPQRRGVCVRVYTTTPKKPNSAMRKVARVRLTNQKEVNSYIPGEGHNLQEHSIVLVRGGRVKDLPGVRYHIVRGTLDTAGVANRTQRRSKYGAKRPKAAKK, translated from the coding sequence ATGCCTACTATTTCACAATTGGTAAGAAAAGGCAGAAAGGTGCTTGTCGACAAGAGCAAATCGCCGGCATTGGACTCATGTCCGCAGCGTCGTGGCGTTTGTGTGCGCGTCTATACAACCACCCCTAAAAAGCCTAATTCGGCAATGCGTAAAGTTGCCCGTGTTCGTTTGACCAACCAAAAGGAAGTGAACTCCTACATTCCGGGAGAAGGTCACAATCTGCAAGAGCACAGCATCGTGCTCGTTCGCGGTGGTCGTGTGAAAGATCTTCCCGGTGTTCGCTATCACATCGTTCGCGGAACGTTGGATACTGCTGGTGTGGCCAATCGTACGCAACGCCGTTCTAAATACGGTGCTAAGCGACCGAAGGCAGCCAAGAAGTAA
- a CDS encoding DUF6175 family protein, whose amino-acid sequence MKRIWLLFAALCCAVGAFSQAKKPTLMVVPGDVWCNENGFVKHFDNMGENQVVPDYVKAFQNSGELKVAVTTIGSMMQQRGFPLKDMEQTVKSLANASAEDMATTSKNGEGLAESPLDLLKKRAKSDIILELYWKVNKIGMRKSLTFNLRALDAYTNKQVAALSGTTEPTISETTELMLQSAVEGGMDQLNSELMTYFTDMANKGREVALNIKVWNDSPKNLEDDLNGGTLADFIEEWVSNHTVNKSFSLLDATENMMNFEQVRIPLYLPGTEVALDTRRWAKDLSKELSAKGIANKLMMKGLGEATIVIGGK is encoded by the coding sequence ATGAAAAGAATATGGCTATTATTTGCTGCCCTCTGCTGTGCGGTAGGGGCTTTCTCACAAGCTAAGAAACCCACCTTGATGGTGGTTCCCGGAGATGTGTGGTGCAACGAAAATGGGTTTGTGAAGCATTTTGATAACATGGGAGAAAACCAAGTTGTGCCCGACTATGTGAAGGCTTTTCAGAATAGTGGAGAACTGAAAGTGGCCGTTACGACCATCGGTAGCATGATGCAACAACGGGGATTCCCACTCAAAGACATGGAACAGACGGTGAAGTCGCTGGCCAACGCCTCGGCCGAAGATATGGCAACGACTTCTAAAAATGGAGAGGGCCTGGCCGAATCGCCTTTAGATCTACTCAAGAAACGCGCCAAAAGCGACATCATTCTCGAACTGTATTGGAAGGTGAATAAAATCGGTATGCGCAAGTCGCTCACCTTTAACCTGCGCGCTTTGGATGCTTACACCAACAAACAGGTGGCCGCCCTATCGGGAACGACAGAGCCTACCATCAGCGAAACAACAGAACTGATGTTGCAAAGTGCGGTAGAAGGGGGGATGGACCAGTTGAACAGCGAACTGATGACCTATTTTACCGACATGGCCAATAAGGGTCGCGAGGTAGCGTTGAACATCAAAGTATGGAACGACTCGCCCAAAAATCTTGAAGACGACTTAAACGGTGGCACGCTGGCCGACTTCATTGAAGAGTGGGTGAGCAATCACACCGTCAATAAAAGTTTCTCCCTGCTCGATGCAACGGAGAATATGATGAACTTCGAACAGGTGCGCATCCCCCTGTATCTGCCTGGCACTGAGGTGGCCTTAGACACCCGACGGTGGGCCAAAGATCTGTCTAAAGAACTGTCTGCCAAAGGGATTGCCAACAAACTGATGATGAAAGGACTGGGAGAAGCAACGATTGTGATAGGAGGAAAATAA
- a CDS encoding beta-1,6-N-acetylglucosaminyltransferase: MTLAFLISAHTDPVHLARLVKSLPEDAAFFIHVDLKTDLTPFLPLAEDPRVHLLRRRINVVWGSIRQVEYQMELIREALSTGPFHRLIAISGLDYPLWSNARIVEFFSHLGDRELLQGIRMTHQGTAAANYRRYRWLNAHPWKPGTMANQLRVALQWLIYGAGFRKPLSFRSQGVEYHLHKGASWWGISGELAAYVLHEWDTNKRLVNYFSTAFCPDETFIQTVAFNSRFASRCLLQEGRYTSLAALTPLTYIDYDPVIKVLTEEDWPVLQQSGKMFCRKTMTGTSDALLDRIDRERQFSTL, from the coding sequence GTGACCCTTGCCTTTCTCATTTCTGCCCATACCGATCCCGTTCATTTGGCCCGATTAGTAAAAAGTCTGCCCGAAGACGCGGCTTTCTTCATCCATGTTGACCTGAAAACCGACCTCACCCCTTTTCTTCCGTTGGCCGAAGACCCCCGTGTGCATCTGCTTCGCCGGCGTATCAACGTGGTGTGGGGCAGCATTCGACAAGTAGAATATCAAATGGAACTGATTCGTGAGGCTCTTTCCACTGGTCCTTTTCATCGCCTCATCGCCATCAGCGGACTGGATTATCCGCTTTGGAGCAATGCTCGTATCGTCGAATTCTTCAGCCATCTGGGCGACCGAGAACTCTTGCAAGGCATCCGTATGACCCATCAAGGCACGGCCGCAGCCAACTATCGTCGATACAGATGGCTCAATGCGCACCCCTGGAAGCCGGGAACGATGGCCAACCAACTGCGTGTGGCCCTTCAATGGTTGATCTATGGGGCCGGCTTTCGCAAGCCCCTATCGTTTCGCAGTCAAGGGGTTGAATATCATTTGCATAAAGGAGCCTCGTGGTGGGGCATCTCTGGCGAGTTGGCCGCTTATGTGCTGCACGAGTGGGACACGAATAAGAGACTCGTCAACTACTTTTCTACGGCCTTCTGTCCCGACGAAACCTTTATTCAGACCGTCGCCTTCAACAGTCGGTTTGCCTCTCGTTGTCTGTTGCAAGAAGGCCGTTATACCTCTCTGGCAGCCTTGACACCGCTCACCTACATCGACTACGATCCCGTTATCAAAGTGCTGACGGAAGAAGATTGGCCCGTTTTGCAGCAGTCGGGAAAGATGTTTTGTCGAAAAACCATGACGGGAACGAGCGACGCACTCTTAGATCGCATCGATCGAGAGCGACAGTTCTCAACCCTGTAG
- a CDS encoding lipopolysaccharide biosynthesis protein, with the protein MESLKEKTAKGLFWGGMSNGVQQGVGLVFGIVLGRLLSPSDYGMIAMITIFSLIAVALQNSGFTAALANLAHPRHEDYNSVFWFNVFMGVGLYALLFFSAPLIAAYYRQSALVWLCRYAFLNILFSCLGTAQAAYLFKNLNTKQQAQTGMTAVLLSSIIGAAMAWMGFSYWALATQTIVFTATNTLLLWHYSPWRPTKHIDFAPVRKMFRFSCKILATAITTHINNNILNILLGRYFSVQDAGSYNQAYQWNFKCFSLVQGMVNIVAQPVLVDLNGDQGRQLQAFRKMMRFTAFISFPLLFGLALVAKEFIVLALTEKWLVSVPLLQILCISGAVMPLCTLLSNMILSKGRSNIFFGCTFCLGVVQIVLMLAIWPLGIRTMVMTYTALNLLWLFVWHAFTRRLTGYTLLSFLSDILPFALSALGVMVLTGLLTRSISSLILLLTARILLSVLLYYVVMRLARVKILDECTSFVLQKIRKR; encoded by the coding sequence ATGGAGTCGTTAAAAGAAAAAACAGCTAAAGGACTCTTCTGGGGAGGTATGAGCAACGGCGTGCAGCAGGGCGTTGGCCTCGTCTTCGGCATTGTCTTGGGACGTCTGCTCTCACCTTCCGACTATGGCATGATTGCCATGATCACTATCTTTTCGCTGATCGCCGTAGCCTTGCAAAACAGCGGTTTCACGGCGGCCCTTGCCAATCTGGCGCATCCCCGGCATGAAGACTACAACTCCGTGTTTTGGTTCAACGTCTTCATGGGCGTGGGACTCTATGCCCTGCTCTTCTTTTCCGCACCGCTCATTGCCGCCTATTACCGCCAGTCCGCCCTTGTATGGCTCTGCCGATACGCTTTTCTCAATATTCTTTTTTCGTGTTTGGGAACGGCGCAGGCAGCTTATCTCTTCAAGAACCTCAACACCAAACAGCAAGCTCAAACAGGAATGACAGCCGTGTTGCTCTCAAGCATCATCGGTGCCGCCATGGCCTGGATGGGCTTTTCTTATTGGGCCCTTGCCACACAGACCATCGTTTTTACGGCCACCAACACGCTTTTGCTTTGGCATTATTCGCCTTGGCGACCCACAAAGCACATCGATTTCGCACCGGTGCGCAAGATGTTTCGCTTCTCGTGCAAGATTCTGGCCACCGCCATCACCACGCACATCAATAATAACATCCTCAATATCCTGCTCGGACGATATTTCTCAGTGCAGGATGCGGGGAGTTACAATCAGGCTTATCAATGGAATTTTAAATGTTTTTCTCTCGTTCAGGGAATGGTGAACATTGTGGCGCAACCCGTTTTGGTAGATTTGAACGGAGACCAGGGCCGACAGTTGCAAGCCTTTCGCAAGATGATGCGCTTCACGGCATTCATCTCCTTTCCGTTGCTTTTTGGTTTGGCACTTGTGGCCAAAGAGTTCATCGTGCTGGCTCTGACCGAGAAATGGCTCGTCAGCGTGCCTCTCCTGCAGATCCTTTGCATCAGCGGTGCAGTGATGCCACTCTGCACATTGCTCTCGAATATGATTCTCAGTAAGGGGCGTTCCAACATTTTCTTCGGCTGCACATTCTGTCTCGGTGTCGTTCAGATCGTGTTGATGCTTGCCATTTGGCCGTTGGGCATCCGCACGATGGTGATGACCTACACCGCACTCAATTTGCTTTGGCTCTTTGTTTGGCATGCGTTCACACGCCGACTCACAGGCTACACCCTCCTCTCGTTTCTCAGCGACATTCTTCCTTTCGCCCTTTCGGCTCTCGGAGTGATGGTGCTCACGGGTCTGCTCACCCGTTCCATCTCCTCGTTGATACTGCTTCTCACTGCGCGCATCCTTCTTTCGGTCCTGCTTTATTATGTCGTGATGCGCCTGGCCCGTGTGAAGATACTCGACGAGTGCACCTCTTTTGTTCTTCAAAAAATCAGGAAACGGTGA
- a CDS encoding DUF3467 domain-containing protein gives MNTQENPVPFELELKPEIASGVYSNFALISHSHSDFVVDFARILPGMPKPEVCSRVILAPEHAKRLLHALQENIYKYEQEFGKIQMPEAEARVIAPFNIGGKGEA, from the coding sequence ATGAACACTCAAGAGAACCCCGTTCCATTTGAATTGGAACTGAAGCCCGAGATTGCCTCGGGTGTGTATTCCAACTTCGCGCTCATCTCCCATTCGCATAGCGATTTTGTGGTAGATTTCGCTCGAATCCTGCCTGGTATGCCCAAACCTGAGGTGTGCAGCCGAGTGATTCTTGCGCCCGAACACGCCAAACGACTGCTTCATGCCCTGCAAGAGAACATCTATAAGTACGAACAGGAGTTTGGAAAGATTCAGATGCCCGAGGCCGAAGCGCGCGTCATTGCTCCTTTCAACATAGGCGGGAAGGGCGAGGCATAG
- a CDS encoding YitT family protein, producing MLNLRKYTVLKDYLLLTIAMLIGSLGWVIFLLPNHVTTGGLPGLASILYWGLKIPVQVTFLGANILLLLIALKVLGWRFCLKTLYAAVMFTIFSAMGQHWMEGSTLLQGQPFMAIVLGAACLGSTVGLGLACNGSSGGTDVIAAMINKYYDISLGKLILLVDISVVTTSYLVLRDWEQVLYGYVFLFVSSICVDKIVNMMRQSVQFFIISEKYEDIGHAINVSARRGCTTISGQGFYSGKEVKMLFVLARQTEASTIFSIINEIDPAAFVSQSAVIGVYGLGFDKFKTKRKKKM from the coding sequence ATGCTGAATCTAAGAAAATACACCGTTTTGAAAGACTATCTGTTGCTGACCATTGCCATGTTGATAGGTAGTTTGGGCTGGGTGATCTTCCTTTTGCCCAATCATGTGACGACGGGCGGACTGCCCGGACTGGCTTCCATCTTGTATTGGGGATTAAAGATTCCGGTGCAGGTGACGTTCCTGGGGGCCAACATCCTTCTGTTGCTCATCGCGTTGAAAGTGCTGGGATGGCGATTCTGTTTGAAAACGCTTTATGCTGCGGTGATGTTTACGATTTTTAGTGCGATGGGCCAACACTGGATGGAGGGCTCGACGTTGTTGCAGGGTCAGCCGTTTATGGCTATTGTGCTGGGGGCGGCGTGCTTGGGAAGCACCGTCGGACTGGGACTGGCTTGCAATGGAAGCTCGGGCGGTACGGATGTGATTGCGGCGATGATCAATAAATATTATGACATCTCGCTGGGGAAGCTCATCCTGCTGGTAGACATCTCGGTGGTGACGACGAGCTATCTTGTGCTGCGCGACTGGGAACAGGTGCTCTACGGATATGTCTTTCTCTTCGTGTCGTCGATCTGCGTGGATAAAATCGTGAATATGATGCGGCAGTCGGTGCAGTTTTTCATCATCTCTGAGAAATACGAGGATATCGGACATGCTATCAACGTGAGCGCACGCCGTGGTTGTACCACCATCAGCGGACAGGGGTTTTACTCGGGCAAAGAAGTAAAAATGCTTTTCGTGCTGGCCCGACAGACGGAGGCATCGACCATTTTTTCGATTATCAATGAGATCGATCCTGCCGCATTCGTCTCGCAAAGTGCGGTGATCGGCGTCTACGGTTTGGGCTTCGATAAGTTTAAAACGAAGAGAAAAAAGAAAATGTAG